The following proteins are co-located in the Carassius gibelio isolate Cgi1373 ecotype wild population from Czech Republic chromosome A21, carGib1.2-hapl.c, whole genome shotgun sequence genome:
- the LOC127942325 gene encoding probable G-protein coupled receptor 34, with product MDPFLHAIPVPPVIQVQRMKEEHWSASVHQFFTVTMMQENNLTTNVSCQIHDGILSPFLSMGYIVIFCIGFLCNTVTLYIFFLRRHTDSSMAVYMQHLAIADTLLVMCLPLRVYYYNKEGPFYLCKVVGIFFYINMYSSILFLSLISLDRYLKIIKPVWVFRIQKTKWSQMASYIVWVILIAGGVIPFFTSNSQKHPCNKVCFHFHSKGPISGTINLTTVGLFLVFYVAFLCFYVKITKKLKTMSMGNGDPKAQSRKKRVIMKTFLVPSIFTLCFLPYHAIRIPYVLAQMNVIGDLQSQQLLHILNESSLLLSALNSCLDPIIYYFLSSEYRKTILCAIQGKFKISINRTLNEI from the exons ATGGATCCTTTTCTTCATGCAATTCCAGTTCCCCCTGTCATCCAGGTACAAAGAAT GAAGGAGGAGCACTGGTCAGCAAGTGTACACCAATTTTTCACTGTCACAATGATGCAGGAAAATAATTTAACCACCAATGTGTCCTGTCAGATTCATGATGGCATATTGTCACCCTTCTTGTCAATGGGTTACATTGTCATCTTTTGCATTGGTTTCCTCTGCAACACTGTCACGCTCTATATATTTTTCCTTCGGCGACACACAGACTCTTCCATGGCCGTTTACATGCAGCACCTTGCAATAGCAGACACTCTGCTGGTCATGTGCTTGCCCTTGCGAGTTTACTACTACAACAAAGAAGGTCCCTTCTACTTGTGCAAGGTGGTGGGCATCTTCTTCTATATCAACATGTATTCCAGCATCCTGTTCCTCAGCCTCATTAGTCTGGATCGCTACTTGAAAATTATCAAGCCTGTTTGGGTCTTTCGAATACAAAAGACAAAGTGGAGCCAAATGGCAAGCTATATCGTCTGGGTGATCCTCATCGCAGGAGGAGTGATTCCCTTTTTTACAAGCAACAGTCAGAAACATCCGTGCAACAAGGTTTGCTTCCACTTCCACAGCAAGGGGCCTATCAGTGGGACCATTAACCTGACTACAGTGGGGCTCTTCCTAGTTTTCTATGTAGcctttctttgtttttatgttaAGATCACTAAGAAACTTAAGACTATGTCCATGGGTAATGGTGACCCTAAGGCACAAAGTCGCAAAAAAAGGGTAATAATGAAGACTTTCTTAGTACCGTccatttttactttgtgtttctTGCCCTACCATGCGATACGAATACCATACGTTCTGGCTCAGATGAATGTGATTGGAGATCTTCAAAGCCAACAATTGTTGCACATCTTAAATGAGAGTTCCTTGCTATTGTCTGCTCTGAATAGCTGCCTTGACCCAATTATCTATTATTTCTTATCCAGTGAATACAGGAAGACAATACTGTGTGCCATTCAGGGCAAGTTTAAAATCAGCATAAACCGCACACTCAATGAAATTTAG